The following are encoded together in the Halomonas halophila genome:
- a CDS encoding NADPH-dependent 2,4-dienoyl-CoA reductase, whose amino-acid sequence MGSMHTNLEEMPGGFSRLAAFYAERARAGVSLIVGGGIAPNAEGAVFDGGATLERPEQVAEHRRLVEAVHAEGGRICLQILHAGRYAYTDAPVAPSAIRAPINPRPPRALSAAEIERTLDDYVRCARLAREAGYDGVEVMGSEGYLINQFVCRGTNHREDEWGGRFVNRIRFPVEAVRRIREALGAEALILFRLSMIDLVEEGSTHDEVVALGRAVAEAGADAIDGGIGWHEARVPTIVTSVPRALFAEVSRRMRDALPVPLIATNRINMPEVAERLLAEGHADLISMARPFLADPAWVTKAREGRVDEINTCIACNQACLDHTFQGKPTSCLVNPRAGHETELAIVPAASMKRVAVVGGGPAGLAAAVTAAERGHAVTLFERQAELGGQFNHARQIPGKEEFDETLRYFRTMLEKRGVSVRLATDPGLHELRGFDEVVLATGVRPRALELPGIDHPKVVSYPLAIQHPERVGARVAIIGAGGIGFDVAELLTHAGHPALDADAWCDEWGVDLTVTAPGGLRAAERPPVPRTVTLLQRKTSKPGAGLGVTTGWVHRASLRHRGVEMLAGCEYVGIDDTGLHVRVEGEPRLLEVDSVVICAGQESVRDLLEPLGEAGVSVHVIGGADRAAELDAKRAIDQGVRLAATL is encoded by the coding sequence ATGGGCTCGATGCATACCAACCTGGAGGAAATGCCCGGCGGTTTCTCGCGCCTGGCCGCCTTCTATGCCGAGCGTGCCCGGGCCGGCGTATCGCTGATCGTCGGCGGCGGCATCGCGCCCAACGCGGAGGGTGCCGTGTTCGACGGCGGCGCCACCCTGGAGCGCCCGGAGCAGGTGGCCGAGCACCGGCGCCTGGTCGAGGCGGTGCATGCCGAGGGCGGTCGCATCTGCCTGCAGATCCTGCACGCCGGCCGCTACGCCTACACCGATGCGCCGGTGGCGCCCTCGGCGATCCGCGCGCCGATCAACCCTCGCCCGCCTCGTGCCCTGAGCGCGGCGGAGATCGAGCGCACCCTGGACGACTACGTGCGCTGCGCACGCCTGGCCCGGGAGGCCGGCTACGATGGCGTGGAGGTGATGGGCTCCGAGGGCTATCTGATTAACCAGTTCGTCTGCCGGGGGACCAATCATCGAGAGGACGAGTGGGGCGGTCGCTTCGTCAACCGCATCCGCTTCCCGGTGGAGGCAGTGCGGCGCATCCGCGAGGCCCTGGGGGCCGAGGCCCTGATCCTGTTCCGGCTGTCGATGATCGACCTGGTGGAGGAGGGCAGTACCCATGACGAGGTGGTCGCCCTGGGGCGCGCGGTGGCCGAGGCCGGCGCCGATGCGATTGACGGCGGCATCGGCTGGCACGAGGCGCGGGTGCCGACCATCGTCACCAGCGTGCCGCGGGCGCTGTTCGCCGAGGTGTCGCGGCGCATGCGCGACGCGCTGCCGGTGCCGCTGATCGCCACCAACCGCATCAACATGCCCGAGGTCGCCGAGCGATTGCTGGCCGAGGGCCATGCCGACCTGATCTCCATGGCGCGTCCCTTCCTGGCCGATCCGGCCTGGGTGACCAAGGCCCGGGAGGGACGGGTCGACGAGATCAATACCTGCATCGCCTGCAACCAGGCCTGTCTCGATCACACCTTCCAGGGCAAGCCGACCTCGTGCCTGGTCAACCCGAGGGCCGGCCATGAGACCGAGCTTGCCATCGTGCCGGCGGCGTCGATGAAGCGCGTCGCGGTGGTGGGCGGCGGTCCCGCCGGGCTTGCCGCGGCGGTCACCGCCGCCGAACGCGGTCATGCGGTGACGCTGTTCGAGCGTCAGGCCGAGCTGGGCGGCCAGTTCAATCATGCCCGGCAGATTCCCGGCAAGGAGGAGTTCGACGAGACGCTGCGTTATTTCCGCACCATGCTGGAGAAGCGTGGTGTCAGCGTGCGGCTCGCGACCGACCCCGGGCTCCACGAGCTGCGTGGCTTCGACGAGGTGGTGCTGGCCACCGGCGTTCGGCCGCGGGCCCTCGAGCTGCCGGGCATCGATCATCCCAAGGTGGTGTCCTACCCGCTGGCCATCCAGCATCCCGAGCGGGTGGGCGCACGGGTGGCGATCATCGGTGCCGGCGGCATCGGCTTCGACGTGGCGGAGCTGCTGACCCATGCCGGCCATCCCGCCCTGGACGCCGACGCCTGGTGCGACGAGTGGGGGGTGGACCTGACGGTGACCGCGCCGGGAGGACTGCGCGCGGCCGAGCGGCCGCCGGTGCCGCGGACGGTGACCCTGCTGCAGCGCAAGACGTCGAAGCCCGGTGCCGGGCTCGGCGTCACCACCGGCTGGGTGCATCGCGCCTCGTTGCGCCATCGCGGCGTGGAGATGCTGGCCGGCTGCGAGTACGTCGGCATCGACGACACCGGCTTGCATGTCCGCGTCGAGGGCGAGCCGCGCCTGCTCGAGGTCGACAGCGTGGTGATCTGCGCCGGTCAGGAATCGGTGCGCGACCTGCTCGAGCCGCTGGGCGAGGCGGGCGTTTCGGTCCACGTCATCGGCGGCGCCGACCGGGCCGCCGAGCTCGATGCCAAGCGCGCGATCGACCAGGGCGTGCGGCTGGCTGCCACGCTCTAG
- the ccoG gene encoding cytochrome c oxidase accessory protein CcoG, with amino-acid sequence MSDKIPHRDITDAGDTVSQAMYARRRHLYVREIKGVFQRLRRSANWALMLAYFLIPWMPWGDRPAVWFDLPDREFHIFAATFYPQEFMLLSWLLIICAFGLFFITVFAGRVWCGYTCPQSVWTFLFIWVEHRTEGPRNRRIRLDRHGWSADKLRRKLAKHAIWLVIAAATGLTFVGYFTPIRDLVMELPTLEAHGWSYFWVGFFTLFTYLNAGWLREQVCIYMCPYARFQSVMFDANTLIVSYDAARGEPRGPRRKRLSHDEAREAGHGDCIDCELCVQVCPTGIDIRDGLQYECITCAACIDACDNVMDRMGYPRGLIRYTTENALEGKPSHLLRPRLLGYLAVLLVMIGLFAWTVSDRIPLGFEVERGRQQLFQMTDDGRIRNVYTLTVRNLDREDHAYRLAATGLEGLTLDTRRVSVPAGESRRLVVEVTAPPDALQRPSHEIRLRLEAVDAPDIALERDGRFIGDTR; translated from the coding sequence ATGAGCGACAAGATTCCCCACCGCGACATCACCGACGCCGGCGACACCGTCAGCCAGGCGATGTACGCCCGCCGCCGGCACCTCTACGTGCGCGAGATCAAGGGCGTCTTCCAGCGCCTGCGGCGCAGCGCCAACTGGGCGCTGATGCTGGCCTACTTCCTGATCCCGTGGATGCCCTGGGGCGACCGCCCGGCGGTGTGGTTCGACCTGCCCGACCGCGAGTTCCACATCTTCGCCGCCACCTTCTATCCCCAGGAGTTCATGCTGCTCTCCTGGCTGCTGATCATCTGCGCCTTCGGGCTGTTCTTCATCACCGTGTTCGCCGGCCGCGTCTGGTGCGGCTACACCTGCCCACAGAGCGTCTGGACCTTCCTGTTCATCTGGGTGGAACATCGCACCGAAGGGCCGCGCAACCGTCGCATCCGGCTCGACCGGCACGGCTGGAGCGCCGACAAGCTGCGCCGCAAGCTCGCCAAGCACGCCATCTGGCTGGTCATCGCCGCCGCCACCGGCCTGACCTTCGTCGGCTACTTCACGCCGATCCGCGACCTGGTGATGGAGCTCCCGACCCTCGAGGCCCACGGCTGGTCCTACTTCTGGGTCGGCTTCTTCACCCTGTTCACCTACCTCAACGCCGGCTGGCTGCGCGAGCAGGTGTGCATCTACATGTGCCCCTACGCCCGCTTCCAGTCGGTGATGTTCGACGCCAACACCCTGATCGTCTCCTACGACGCCGCCCGGGGCGAACCGCGCGGCCCGCGCAGGAAGCGCCTCAGCCACGACGAGGCTCGGGAAGCCGGCCACGGCGACTGCATCGACTGCGAGCTGTGCGTGCAGGTCTGCCCCACCGGCATCGACATCCGCGACGGCTTGCAGTACGAATGCATCACCTGCGCGGCCTGCATCGACGCCTGCGACAACGTCATGGACCGCATGGGCTATCCCCGCGGGCTGATCCGCTACACCACCGAGAACGCCCTCGAGGGCAAGCCGTCGCATCTGCTGCGTCCGCGCCTGCTCGGCTACCTGGCCGTGCTGCTGGTGATGATCGGCCTGTTCGCCTGGACGGTCAGCGACCGCATCCCGCTGGGCTTCGAGGTGGAGCGCGGCCGCCAGCAGCTGTTTCAGATGACCGACGACGGCAGAATCCGTAACGTCTATACCCTGACGGTGCGCAACCTGGACCGCGAGGACCACGCCTACCGGCTCGCCGCCACGGGCCTGGAGGGGCTGACCCTCGACACCCGACGCGTCAGCGTGCCCGCCGGCGAGTCGCGCCGGCTGGTGGTGGAAGTCACCGCCCCGCCCGACGCCCTCCAGCGCCCCAGTCACGAGATCCGGCTGCGCCTGGAAGCCGTCGACGCCCCCGACATCGCCCTCGAGCGCGACGGCCGCTTCATAGGAGATACCCGCTGA
- the ccoO gene encoding cytochrome-c oxidase, cbb3-type subunit II, producing MRHEIVEKNVGLLAVLVLVVISFGGLAEVVPLFFQKQTTEPVEGLEPLEPLELAGRDIYRREGCVGCHSQMIRPFRAETERYGHYSVAGESVYEHNFLWGSKRTGPDLARVGGRYSDDWHRAHLYNPRDVVPESIMPAYPWLFENVLDGESIADKMRAMRTLGVPYSDEQIAGARDAVRGEREITALVAYLQQLGTVLKDTR from the coding sequence ATGAGACACGAGATCGTCGAAAAGAACGTGGGCCTGCTCGCCGTGCTGGTGCTGGTGGTGATCAGCTTCGGCGGCCTGGCCGAGGTCGTGCCGCTGTTCTTCCAGAAGCAGACCACCGAGCCGGTGGAAGGGCTCGAGCCGCTGGAACCGCTCGAGCTCGCCGGCCGCGACATCTACCGCCGCGAGGGCTGCGTGGGCTGCCACTCGCAGATGATCCGCCCCTTCCGCGCCGAGACCGAGCGCTACGGCCACTACAGCGTGGCCGGCGAGTCGGTCTACGAGCACAATTTCCTGTGGGGCTCCAAGCGCACCGGCCCGGATCTGGCCCGGGTCGGCGGCCGCTACAGCGACGACTGGCATCGCGCGCACCTCTACAACCCCCGCGACGTGGTGCCGGAATCGATCATGCCGGCCTACCCCTGGCTGTTCGAGAACGTTCTCGACGGCGAATCCATCGCCGACAAGATGCGCGCCATGCGCACCCTGGGCGTGCCCTACAGCGACGAGCAGATCGCCGGCGCCCGTGACGCGGTACGCGGCGAGCGCGAGATCACCGCCCTGGTGGCCTACCTGCAACAGCTCGGCACCGTGCTCAAGGACACCCGCTGA
- a CDS encoding CcoQ/FixQ family Cbb3-type cytochrome c oxidase assembly chaperone, with amino-acid sequence MDMGTLRGIITGLLLIGFIGLVCWAYSKRRKPDFDEAANLPFADDDEPSARDTGAHRDDARRDQARQEQGDRDS; translated from the coding sequence ATGGATATGGGAACGCTACGCGGCATCATCACCGGCCTGCTGCTGATCGGCTTCATCGGCCTGGTCTGCTGGGCTTATTCCAAGCGGCGCAAGCCGGACTTCGACGAAGCGGCCAACCTGCCCTTCGCCGACGACGACGAGCCCTCGGCCCGCGACACCGGCGCCCACCGGGACGACGCCCGGCGGGATCAGGCTCGTCAAGAACAGGGAGACCGTGACTCATGA
- the ccoN gene encoding cytochrome-c oxidase, cbb3-type subunit I yields MSTALEHPTYNYKVVRQFAIMTVVWGIVGMVLGVTIAAQLVWPELNLGLPWTSFGRLRPLHTNAVIFAFGGSALFATSYYVVQRTCQTRLISDRLAAFTFWGWQAVIVSAVVTLPMGYTTTKEYAELEWPISLLIAVVWIAYAIVFLGTIKKRRTSHIYVANWFYAAFILTVAVLHIVNNAALPVSAMYSISIYAGAVDAMTQWWYGHNAVGFFLTAGFLGMMYYFVPKQAERPVYSYRLSIVHFWALIMIYMWAGPHHLHYTALPNWAQSLGMVMSIILLAPSWGGMINGMMTLSGAWHKLRTDPTLRFLVVALSFYGMSTFEGPMMAVKTVNALSHYTDWTIGHVHAGALGWVAMITIGSMYHLIPRLYGRTEMYSVSLIAVHFWLATVGTVLYIAAMWVNGILQGLMWRAVNPDGTLMYTFIESVEASGAGYVVRTVGGLCWVVGMLIMAFNVFMTVRRQQSLQQPQPQAAA; encoded by the coding sequence ATGAGCACAGCACTGGAACACCCCACCTACAACTACAAGGTCGTGCGACAGTTCGCGATCATGACCGTTGTCTGGGGCATCGTGGGCATGGTCCTCGGTGTCACGATCGCCGCCCAGCTGGTCTGGCCGGAACTGAACCTGGGACTGCCCTGGACCAGCTTCGGCCGCCTTCGCCCGCTGCACACCAACGCCGTGATCTTCGCCTTCGGCGGCTCGGCGCTGTTCGCCACCTCCTACTACGTGGTGCAGCGAACCTGCCAGACGCGCCTGATATCGGACCGGCTGGCCGCCTTCACCTTCTGGGGCTGGCAGGCGGTGATCGTCTCGGCGGTGGTGACGCTGCCCATGGGCTACACCACCACCAAGGAATACGCCGAGCTGGAATGGCCGATCAGCCTTTTGATCGCGGTGGTCTGGATCGCCTACGCCATCGTCTTCCTCGGCACCATCAAGAAGCGCCGAACCTCGCACATCTATGTCGCCAACTGGTTCTACGCCGCCTTCATCCTCACCGTGGCGGTGCTGCACATCGTCAACAACGCGGCGCTGCCGGTCTCGGCCATGTACTCCATCTCGATCTACGCCGGCGCCGTGGATGCCATGACCCAATGGTGGTACGGACACAACGCGGTGGGCTTCTTCCTGACCGCCGGCTTCCTGGGCATGATGTACTACTTCGTGCCCAAGCAGGCCGAGCGTCCGGTGTACTCCTATCGGCTGTCGATCGTCCACTTCTGGGCCCTGATCATGATCTACATGTGGGCCGGCCCTCACCATCTGCACTACACCGCCCTGCCCAACTGGGCACAGTCGCTGGGCATGGTGATGTCGATCATCCTGCTGGCGCCCTCCTGGGGCGGCATGATCAACGGCATGATGACCCTTTCCGGCGCCTGGCATAAGCTGCGCACCGATCCCACCCTGCGTTTCCTGGTGGTGGCACTGTCGTTCTACGGCATGTCGACCTTCGAGGGGCCGATGATGGCGGTGAAGACCGTGAACGCCCTCTCCCACTACACCGACTGGACCATCGGTCACGTCCATGCCGGCGCCCTGGGCTGGGTCGCGATGATCACCATCGGCTCCATGTACCACCTGATCCCGCGGCTCTACGGCCGCACCGAGATGTACTCGGTGTCGCTGATCGCCGTGCACTTCTGGCTGGCCACCGTCGGCACCGTGCTCTACATCGCCGCCATGTGGGTCAACGGCATCCTGCAGGGCCTGATGTGGCGCGCGGTGAATCCCGACGGCACCCTGATGTACACCTTCATCGAGTCCGTCGAGGCCAGCGGCGCGGGCTATGTCGTGCGCACCGTCGGCGGGCTGTGCTGGGTCGTCGGCATGCTGATCATGGCCTTCAACGTCTTCATGACCGTGCGCCGCCAGCAGAGCCTCCAGCAGCCGCAGCCCCAGGCCGCCGCCTGA
- a CDS encoding alpha/beta family hydrolase, translating into MSEFRKSFHLDALGPLDVTGEARHGQLLLAHGAGAGQDAMFMQRLRAALAERGVQTLAFEFAYMQRMREEGRRRPPPRVERLVDEYAAWRDGVRHLASGPLWLGGKSMGGRVASLLAARDGADGLALCGYPFHPPRKPESLRLDHWPSLACPTLVVQGTRDPFGTREEVAQYALPAGVELHWLEDGEHDWKPRRASGRDQAALIAEGATAIAEAMARDASGDR; encoded by the coding sequence ATGAGTGAGTTCAGAAAAAGTTTCCATCTCGACGCCCTCGGGCCGCTGGACGTCACCGGCGAGGCGCGCCATGGCCAGCTGCTGCTGGCGCACGGTGCCGGCGCCGGCCAGGACGCGATGTTCATGCAACGCCTGAGAGCGGCGCTGGCCGAGCGGGGCGTGCAGACCCTGGCCTTCGAGTTCGCCTATATGCAGCGCATGCGCGAAGAGGGACGGCGTCGGCCGCCGCCGCGGGTCGAGCGGCTGGTCGACGAGTACGCCGCCTGGCGCGATGGCGTACGGCATCTTGCTTCTGGGCCGCTGTGGCTGGGCGGCAAGTCCATGGGCGGCCGGGTGGCCAGCCTGCTGGCGGCCCGCGACGGCGCCGATGGCCTGGCGCTCTGCGGCTATCCCTTCCACCCGCCGCGCAAGCCCGAGTCGCTGCGTCTCGATCACTGGCCGAGCCTGGCTTGCCCGACGCTGGTGGTGCAGGGCACGCGGGATCCCTTCGGCACTCGCGAGGAGGTGGCGCAATATGCGCTGCCCGCCGGCGTCGAGCTGCACTGGCTGGAGGACGGCGAGCATGACTGGAAGCCACGTCGAGCCTCGGGACGCGATCAGGCCGCCCTGATCGCCGAGGGGGCGACGGCCATCGCCGAGGCCATGGCGCGGGATGCGTCCGGGGACCGATAG
- the ccoP gene encoding cytochrome-c oxidase, cbb3-type subunit III: MSSLWNDVLPGFWSVWIIVITLGTIVISAWLLFANRKTDKVADAEGNVETTGHAADEIEEYDNPLPRWWFQLYVGTVIFALGYLLLYPGLGNFAGLLGWTQEGQWEAEVARAEERYAPIFEQYQQVPIPALAQDAEAMQVAERLFLNNCAICHGANAQGGYGFPDLTDDAWLYGGTPEAIVTSLTNGRNGLMPAWQQLGEDNIGRLTQYVLSLSGQAEDPQRAEQGEALFASVCAACHAPDGTGNQALGAPNLTDDAWLYRQPGQPLEASIRQTLRNGRNGHMPAQAAYIGEDKVHLVAAYVYGLSRRD, from the coding sequence ATGAGCTCATTATGGAATGACGTCCTGCCCGGCTTCTGGAGCGTCTGGATCATCGTCATCACGCTGGGCACCATCGTCATCAGCGCCTGGCTGCTGTTCGCCAATCGCAAGACCGACAAGGTCGCCGACGCCGAGGGCAACGTCGAGACCACCGGCCACGCGGCCGACGAGATCGAGGAATACGACAACCCGCTGCCGCGCTGGTGGTTCCAGCTCTACGTCGGCACGGTGATCTTCGCGCTCGGCTATCTGCTGCTCTACCCCGGCCTCGGCAACTTCGCCGGCCTGCTGGGCTGGACCCAGGAAGGCCAGTGGGAAGCCGAGGTGGCCCGGGCGGAGGAGCGCTACGCGCCGATCTTCGAGCAGTACCAGCAGGTCCCGATCCCGGCGCTGGCCCAGGACGCCGAGGCCATGCAGGTTGCCGAACGCCTGTTCCTCAACAACTGCGCCATCTGTCACGGCGCCAATGCCCAGGGCGGCTACGGCTTTCCCGACCTGACCGACGACGCCTGGCTCTACGGCGGCACGCCCGAGGCCATCGTGACCAGCCTCACCAACGGGCGCAACGGTCTGATGCCCGCCTGGCAGCAGCTCGGCGAGGACAACATCGGACGCCTCACCCAGTACGTGCTGTCGCTGTCCGGCCAGGCCGAGGACCCGCAGCGCGCCGAACAGGGCGAGGCGCTGTTCGCCTCGGTGTGCGCGGCCTGCCACGCCCCCGACGGCACCGGCAACCAGGCCCTCGGCGCGCCGAACCTGACCGATGACGCCTGGCTCTATCGCCAGCCCGGCCAGCCGCTGGAGGCGTCCATCCGCCAGACCCTGCGCAACGGCCGCAACGGCCACATGCCGGCCCAGGCCGCCTACATCGGGGAGGACAAGGTCCACCTGGTGGCCGCCTACGTGTACGGCCTCAGCCGCCGCGACTGA
- a CDS encoding FixH family protein encodes MTAEQPPIAPWYKQFWPWFMIGLLGASVSFSLVYLALSIHYFDGTVAEDYYKEGLAINEQIAKQEQARTLGLSAALNADPATGDLVVDLTGESRPERLTLKLIFPTESERDRRLTLEHVRAGRYVTMLETPLRHRWYLHLEPGDGSEPAWRLTGEARFPAKAEIVLAPGD; translated from the coding sequence ATGACGGCAGAACAACCGCCCATCGCCCCTTGGTACAAGCAGTTCTGGCCCTGGTTCATGATCGGCCTGCTGGGGGCCTCGGTCAGCTTCAGCCTGGTCTACCTGGCCCTCTCGATCCACTACTTCGACGGCACCGTGGCGGAGGACTATTACAAGGAAGGCCTGGCCATCAACGAGCAGATCGCCAAGCAGGAACAGGCCCGCACGCTGGGGCTCTCGGCTGCCCTGAACGCCGACCCGGCCACCGGCGACCTGGTGGTCGACCTGACCGGGGAGTCGCGCCCGGAGCGGCTGACCCTCAAGCTGATCTTTCCCACCGAAAGCGAGCGCGACCGGCGGCTGACGCTCGAGCACGTGCGCGCCGGCCGCTACGTCACCATGCTCGAGACGCCCCTGCGCCACCGCTGGTACCTGCACCTGGAACCCGGCGACGGCAGCGAGCCCGCCTGGCGCCTCACCGGCGAAGCCCGCTTCCCCGCCAAGGCCGAGATCGTCCTGGCGCCCGGAGACTGA
- a CDS encoding PrkA family serine protein kinase — MSIFDHVQNRFERTLQEEMSLQEYLELCREDPSAYASAAERMLEAIGEPEVIDTAKDPRLSRIFSNKVIRRYPAFSEFYGMEEAIEQIVAYFRHAAQGLEEKKQILYLLGPVGGGKSSLAERLKLLMEHVPFYAIKGSPVQESPLALFSPEHDGELLEKEYGIPPRCLKSVMSPWAAKRLKEAGGDISQFRVVRLYPSRLNQIAIAKTEPGDENNQDISSLVGKVDIRQLELYSQDDPDAYSFSGGLCRANQGLMEFVEMFKAPIKVLHPLLTATQEGNYNPTEGMGAIPFDGIVLAHSNESEWQAFRNNRNNEAFLDRVYIVKVPYCLRVTEEINIYKKLLEHSSLNEAPCAPDTLRMLAQFSVLSRLKEPENSSVYSKMRVYDGENLKDTDPKAKSIQEYRDAAGVDEGMDGLSTRFAFKILSKVFNFDNHEVAANPVHLLYVLEQRLEQEQLPKETFERYLRFIKEFLAPRYVDFIGKEIQTAYLESYSEYGQNIFDRYVTYADFWIQDQEYRDPETGELFDRQSLNEELEKIEKPAGISNPKDFRHEVVNFVLRARAQNNGMNPSWQSYEKLRGVIEHKMFANTEELLPVISFNAKASTADQKKHEDFVARMVDRGYTEKQVRLLSEWYLRVRKSQ; from the coding sequence ATGAGCATCTTCGATCATGTGCAGAACCGCTTCGAACGCACCCTGCAGGAGGAAATGAGCCTGCAGGAGTACCTGGAACTCTGCCGTGAGGACCCCTCGGCCTATGCCAGTGCGGCCGAACGAATGCTGGAGGCCATCGGCGAGCCCGAGGTGATCGACACGGCCAAGGACCCTCGCCTGTCGCGTATCTTCTCCAACAAGGTCATCCGTCGCTATCCGGCCTTTTCCGAGTTCTACGGCATGGAAGAGGCGATCGAGCAGATCGTCGCCTACTTCCGCCATGCCGCCCAGGGGCTCGAGGAGAAGAAGCAGATCCTCTACCTGCTCGGCCCGGTCGGTGGCGGCAAGTCATCGCTGGCCGAGCGGCTCAAGCTGCTGATGGAGCATGTGCCTTTCTATGCCATCAAGGGCTCGCCGGTGCAGGAGTCGCCGCTGGCGCTGTTCTCGCCGGAGCATGACGGCGAGCTGCTCGAGAAGGAATACGGCATCCCGCCGCGCTGCCTGAAGAGCGTGATGTCGCCCTGGGCCGCCAAGCGCCTCAAGGAGGCCGGTGGCGACATCAGCCAGTTCCGGGTGGTGCGGCTCTATCCGTCGCGGCTGAATCAGATCGCCATCGCCAAGACCGAGCCCGGCGACGAGAACAACCAGGACATCTCCTCGCTGGTCGGCAAGGTGGACATCCGTCAGCTCGAGCTCTACTCCCAGGACGATCCGGATGCCTACAGCTTCTCCGGCGGCCTGTGCCGGGCCAACCAGGGCCTGATGGAGTTCGTCGAGATGTTCAAGGCGCCGATCAAGGTGCTGCATCCGCTGCTGACCGCCACCCAAGAGGGCAACTACAACCCCACCGAGGGCATGGGCGCGATCCCGTTCGACGGCATCGTGCTGGCGCACTCCAACGAGAGCGAGTGGCAGGCCTTCCGCAACAACCGCAACAACGAGGCCTTCCTCGACCGGGTCTATATCGTCAAGGTGCCCTACTGCCTGCGGGTGACCGAAGAGATCAACATCTACAAGAAGCTGCTCGAGCACTCCTCGCTCAACGAGGCGCCCTGTGCGCCGGACACCCTGCGCATGCTGGCCCAGTTCTCGGTGCTCTCGCGGCTCAAGGAGCCGGAGAACTCCAGCGTCTATTCCAAGATGCGGGTCTATGACGGCGAGAACCTCAAGGACACCGATCCCAAGGCCAAGTCGATCCAGGAGTACCGCGACGCCGCCGGCGTCGACGAGGGCATGGACGGGCTGTCCACGCGCTTCGCCTTCAAGATCCTGTCCAAGGTGTTCAACTTCGACAACCACGAGGTGGCGGCCAACCCGGTGCACCTGCTCTACGTGCTCGAGCAGCGTCTCGAGCAGGAGCAGCTGCCCAAGGAAACCTTCGAGCGCTATCTGCGCTTCATCAAGGAGTTCCTGGCTCCGCGCTACGTGGACTTCATCGGCAAGGAGATCCAGACCGCCTATCTCGAGTCCTACTCCGAGTACGGTCAGAACATCTTCGACCGCTACGTCACCTACGCCGACTTCTGGATCCAGGATCAGGAGTACCGCGATCCGGAGACCGGCGAGCTGTTCGACCGCCAGTCGCTCAACGAGGAGCTGGAGAAGATCGAGAAGCCGGCGGGCATCTCCAATCCCAAGGACTTCCGCCACGAGGTGGTCAACTTCGTGCTGCGGGCCCGGGCCCAGAACAACGGCATGAACCCGAGCTGGCAGTCCTACGAGAAGCTGCGCGGGGTGATCGAGCACAAGATGTTCGCCAACACCGAGGAGCTGCTGCCGGTCATCTCCTTCAACGCCAAGGCCTCCACCGCGGACCAGAAGAAGCACGAGGATTTCGTGGCCCGCATGGTCGACCGCGGCTACACCGAGAAGCAGGTGCGCCTGCTCTCCGAGTGGTATCTGCGGGTACGCAAGTCGCAGTAG